In the genome of Bacillus thuringiensis, the window GGCTAGGTTGTTTTACCACTGCAGCCGGTATGAGTTTAGTAATTCCTTTCTTATCTTTTTATATTGAGGAATTAGGAGTAACTGGCACTTCAAGCATTGCACAGTGGTCGGGACTTGCATTTGGTGTAACATTTTTAATGGGTGCGATCGTATCGCCAATATGGGGAAAGCTTGGTGATATACATGGACGGAAATTGATGCTTATTCGTGCTAGCCTCGGTATGGCGATTATTATGACGCTTATGGGGTTTGTAACGGATGTGTATCAACTAGTCGCACTAAGATTTTTAATGGGAGCAGTATCTGGTTTCCTTTCAACAGCGATGACATTTATTGCAGCAGAAACTCCGAAAGAACATTCAGGTTGGGCGATTTCCACAATTTCAACTGGTGGTGTGAGCGGTTCGTTACTTGGCCCGTTACTTGGAGGTTATTTGTCTGAGTTAATTGGAATGCGTCATGTCTTTCTTGTTACAGGAGCTTTTTTATTCCTTTCCTTTCTCATCGTTTTTTTCTTCCTGCATGAAGAAAATCACTCTGCTCAAGCAAAAAAAACACAGCCGAAAAAAGTATGGACGATGGTCCCAGCGAAGCATTTAATTATTAGTTTATTTGTAACAACATTTATTATTCAACTTGCTA includes:
- a CDS encoding multidrug efflux MFS transporter translates to MASWKRNLMICWLGCFTTAAGMSLVIPFLSFYIEELGVTGTSSIAQWSGLAFGVTFLMGAIVSPIWGKLGDIHGRKLMLIRASLGMAIIMTLMGFVTDVYQLVALRFLMGAVSGFLSTAMTFIAAETPKEHSGWAISTISTGGVSGSLLGPLLGGYLSELIGMRHVFLVTGAFLFLSFLIVFFFLHEENHSAQAKKTQPKKVWTMVPAKHLIISLFVTTFIIQLANMSVQPIVTLYVKNLVGPHTAHIETIAGAVMSATGLAVILAAPRLGRLSDHIGPQKTLVVALFAAGIIFIPQAFVTSAWQLLILRFLLGIAQAGLLPSVQTLLKQHTPTHVTGRIFGYNQSFQFLGNMIGPVLGGQIAAHAGFQYVFLSTSSLLFIACIWVYFHNKNKEVSETQRLEVS